The Mixta hanseatica genome includes a region encoding these proteins:
- a CDS encoding YcgL domain-containing protein produces MFCVIYRSPQRDQTYLYVEKKDDFSRVPEELLRGFGKPQLAMVLPLERTKKLANADIEKVKLALREQGYYLQLPPPVEDLLKIHLGKKDPA; encoded by the coding sequence ATGTTTTGTGTGATCTACAGAAGCCCTCAACGCGATCAGACTTATCTCTATGTTGAAAAAAAAGACGACTTTTCCCGCGTGCCGGAAGAGCTACTGCGCGGTTTTGGCAAACCGCAGCTGGCGATGGTGTTACCCCTTGAACGCACTAAGAAACTGGCGAATGCGGATATTGAGAAAGTAAAGCTGGCGCTGCGAGAGCAGGGTTATTATTTGCAGCTTCCGCCACCGGTCGAAGATCTGCTTAAAATACATTTGGGAAAAAAGGATCCGGCTTAA
- the minC gene encoding septum site-determining protein MinC produces MSQTPIEFKGSSFTLSVVHLHHTHPDVVRQALQDKIDQAPAFLKNAPVVLNVASLDGDVNWKQMQQAIASTGLRIVGVSGCKDEALKRMIARAGLPILSEGKEQKKSPEPVAPVAVAAPENALAKTRVVTTPVRSGQQIYARNTDLIVTNSVSAGAELVADGNIHIYGMMRGRALAGASGDRDCQIFCTSLSAELVSIAGEYWIMDQIPTEYFAKAARLSLKDGALTIQTLN; encoded by the coding sequence ATGTCGCAAACGCCAATCGAGTTTAAAGGCAGTAGTTTTACTCTGTCTGTTGTTCATTTACACCACACGCATCCCGATGTGGTTCGTCAGGCGCTTCAGGACAAAATTGATCAGGCGCCTGCCTTTCTCAAAAATGCGCCCGTGGTGCTGAATGTAGCCTCTCTGGACGGTGACGTTAACTGGAAACAGATGCAGCAGGCTATCGCGTCAACGGGGCTACGCATTGTCGGCGTCAGCGGCTGTAAAGATGAGGCGCTCAAGCGCATGATCGCGCGCGCCGGTCTGCCCATCCTGTCTGAAGGCAAAGAACAGAAGAAAAGTCCTGAGCCGGTAGCGCCAGTTGCTGTCGCGGCGCCGGAAAACGCGCTGGCTAAAACGCGCGTGGTGACCACGCCGGTGCGCTCCGGACAGCAAATTTATGCGCGTAATACCGATCTAATCGTAACAAATAGCGTCAGCGCCGGTGCCGAGCTGGTCGCCGATGGCAATATTCATATTTATGGCATGATGCGCGGTCGTGCGCTGGCTGGCGCCAGCGGCGATCGCGATTGCCAGATATTTTGTACCAGTTTATCTGCGGAGCTGGTTTCCATAGCGGGCGAGTACTGGATTATGGATCAAATTCCGACGGAATATTTTGCAAAAGCAGCGCGCCTTAGCCTAAAAGATGGCGCGCTGACAATACAGACTTTGAATTAG
- the minD gene encoding septum site-determining protein MinD produces MARIIVVTSGKGGVGKTTSSAAIATGLAQKGKKTVVIDFDIGLRNLDLIMGCERRVVYDFVNVIQGDATLNQALIKDKRTENLYILPASQTRDKDALTREGVEKVLNELDKMEFDFVLCDSPAGIETGALMALYFADEAIITTNPEVSSVRDSDRILGIIASKSRRAENGQEPVKEHLLLTRYNPGRVSRGDMLSMEDVLEILRIPLVGVIPEDQSVLRASNQGEPVILDTESDAGKAYADTVERLLGEERPFRFIEEEKKGFLKRLFGG; encoded by the coding sequence ATGGCACGCATTATTGTAGTTACATCCGGCAAAGGGGGCGTTGGCAAGACCACGTCAAGCGCGGCCATTGCTACCGGTCTGGCACAGAAAGGGAAAAAAACCGTGGTGATCGATTTTGATATCGGTCTGCGTAATCTCGATCTGATTATGGGCTGTGAAAGACGCGTGGTTTATGATTTCGTCAATGTGATCCAGGGCGACGCCACGCTGAACCAGGCACTGATTAAAGACAAACGAACAGAAAACCTCTATATCCTGCCTGCTTCCCAAACGCGAGATAAAGATGCCCTGACGCGCGAAGGCGTCGAAAAAGTGCTGAATGAACTGGATAAGATGGAGTTTGACTTCGTCCTGTGCGATTCGCCCGCAGGCATTGAGACCGGCGCGCTGATGGCGCTCTATTTTGCCGATGAAGCCATTATCACCACCAACCCGGAAGTCTCTTCGGTGCGCGACTCCGATCGTATTCTGGGCATTATCGCCTCCAAATCACGCCGTGCCGAAAACGGTCAGGAGCCGGTCAAAGAGCATCTGCTGCTGACGCGTTATAACCCAGGCCGCGTGAGCCGCGGCGATATGCTGAGCATGGAAGATGTGCTGGAGATCCTGCGTATTCCGCTGGTTGGCGTAATCCCGGAAGATCAGTCGGTGCTGCGCGCTTCCAACCAGGGCGAACCCGTTATTCTGGATACCGAATCCGATGCGGGCAAAGCCTATGCCGATACCGTTGAACGGTTACTCGGTGAAGAACGCCCCTTCCGCTTCATTGAAGAAGAGAAGAAGGGATTCCTGAAACGCCTGTTCGGGGGATAA
- the minE gene encoding cell division topological specificity factor MinE: MALLDFFLSRKKNTANIAKERLQIIVAERRRGDSEPHYLPQLKRDILEVICKYVKIDPEMVTVQLDQRGDDISILELNVTLPEMEEATK; the protein is encoded by the coding sequence ATGGCCTTACTCGATTTCTTTTTATCCCGTAAAAAGAACACTGCCAATATAGCCAAGGAAAGGCTGCAGATCATCGTAGCTGAACGCAGGAGGGGCGATAGCGAGCCCCATTATCTGCCGCAGCTGAAGCGCGATATTCTGGAGGTAATTTGCAAATATGTGAAGATCGATCCAGAAATGGTGACGGTCCAGCTGGACCAGCGCGGTGATGATATCTCGATACTGGAACTGAACGTGACGCTGCCGGAAATGGAAGAAGCCACGAAATGA
- the rnd gene encoding ribonuclease D, with translation MNYTYITTNEALQTCCDAARQHRAIALDTEFVRTRTYYPQLGLLQIYDGEQITLVDPLTITQWQPLIELLSDTRITKFLHAGSEDLEVFLHSFGVLPTPLIDTQILAAFSGRPLSMGFAAMVENFTGEVLDKSESRTDWLARPLSTRQCDYAAADVFWLLPIAHTLMDETAAAGQLEAARSECLLLCQRRTETLQPEEAYREISNASLLRPRQLAALQRMAAWRLKLAREKNMAVNFVVREENLWKVARYLPGTLGELDHLGLSGHEIRFHGKTLLDMVNEANALPEESLPEMLLNINDHPHYKKAFKALKAVVQEVSERSGLSTELLASRRQINQLLSWHWQIKPRERLPELVSGWRGELMEQEIKQVLADYPQ, from the coding sequence TTGAATTACACCTATATCACCACCAATGAGGCGCTACAGACCTGCTGCGACGCTGCGCGCCAGCATCGCGCGATTGCGCTCGATACCGAATTTGTTCGCACCCGTACCTACTATCCGCAGCTCGGCCTGCTGCAAATTTACGATGGCGAGCAGATTACGCTGGTCGACCCGCTGACTATCACCCAGTGGCAACCACTAATCGAGCTGTTGAGCGACACCCGCATAACCAAATTCCTGCATGCCGGTAGTGAAGATCTGGAAGTGTTTCTGCACAGCTTTGGCGTGTTGCCCACGCCGCTGATTGATACGCAAATCCTCGCTGCCTTTAGCGGCCGTCCGCTGTCGATGGGCTTTGCGGCGATGGTAGAAAACTTTACCGGAGAAGTACTGGATAAAAGCGAATCGCGTACCGACTGGCTGGCGCGTCCGCTTTCTACGCGTCAATGCGATTATGCGGCCGCCGATGTGTTCTGGCTGCTGCCAATTGCCCATACGCTGATGGATGAAACCGCGGCGGCAGGGCAGCTGGAGGCGGCGCGCAGTGAATGTCTGCTGCTGTGTCAACGCCGTACGGAAACGCTGCAGCCGGAGGAGGCGTATCGGGAAATCAGCAATGCTTCGCTGCTGCGCCCGCGTCAGCTGGCGGCATTGCAACGTATGGCAGCCTGGCGCCTGAAACTGGCCCGTGAAAAGAATATGGCGGTTAATTTCGTGGTGCGCGAAGAGAACCTGTGGAAGGTAGCGCGCTATCTGCCGGGCACCCTGGGCGAGCTGGATCATTTAGGATTGAGCGGTCACGAAATCCGTTTCCATGGCAAAACGCTGCTGGATATGGTGAATGAAGCTAACGCGTTACCGGAAGAGAGCCTGCCGGAGATGCTGCTCAATATTAACGATCATCCGCACTATAAAAAGGCGTTTAAAGCGCTGAAGGCGGTCGTGCAGGAGGTAAGCGAGCGCAGCGGACTGAGTACTGAACTGCTGGCGTCACGCCGTCAAATCAATCAGCTGTTGAGCTGGCACTGGCAAATCAAACCGCGTGAGCGGCTGCCCGAACTGGTCAGCGGATGGCGTGGCGAACTGATGGAGCAGGAAATCAAACAGGTGTTAGCGGACTATCCGCAATAG
- the fadD gene encoding long-chain-fatty-acid--CoA ligase FadD, which translates to MNKVWLNRYPADVPAEINADRYTSLIDLFEQAAQRYVDRPAFINMGQAMSFRKLEQRSRAFAAYLQQSLGLSKGDRVAVMMPNLLQYPIALFGILRAGMVVVNVNPLYTPRELEHQLNDSGAKAIVIVSNFAHTLEKVVAKTSVKHVILTRLGDQLSPAKATLVNFVVKYIKRLVPKYNLPDAVSFRSVLLQGAQLDYFRPEIQNDDLAFLQYTGGTTGIAKGAMLTHRNMQANLEQTKATYGSLLRDGKELVVTALPLYHIFALTVNCLLFIELGGQNLLITNPRDIPGFVKELGKYPFTAITGVNTLFNALLNDKNFQQLDFSTLRLSAGGGMSVQKAVAERWEKLTGHYLLEGYGLTECSPLVSVNPYDITCHNGSIGLPVPSTEIKLVDDNGMEVRPGEPGELCIKGPQVMTGYWQRPEATKEVLKEGWLYSGDIVTVDEEGFLRIVDRKKDMILVSGFNVYPNEIEDVVMQHPKVREAAAIGVPSDLSGEAVKICIVKKDDSLTKDELIAHCRRHLTGYKVPKIVEFRTELPKTNVGKILRRELRDEINKAPAA; encoded by the coding sequence TTGAATAAGGTCTGGCTGAACCGTTATCCCGCCGATGTCCCGGCTGAAATCAATGCCGATCGTTATACGTCGCTTATCGATCTGTTTGAACAGGCGGCTCAGCGTTATGTCGATCGTCCGGCATTTATTAATATGGGTCAGGCGATGAGCTTTCGTAAGCTGGAGCAGCGTAGTCGGGCCTTCGCCGCTTATCTGCAGCAGTCGCTGGGATTAAGCAAAGGCGACCGCGTGGCCGTCATGATGCCGAACCTGTTGCAGTATCCGATTGCGCTGTTCGGCATTCTGCGCGCCGGGATGGTGGTGGTAAATGTCAACCCGCTCTATACTCCGCGAGAGCTGGAGCATCAGCTGAATGACAGCGGCGCCAAAGCGATTGTGATTGTCTCTAACTTTGCGCATACGCTGGAAAAAGTGGTGGCTAAAACGTCGGTGAAGCACGTTATTCTGACGCGTCTCGGCGATCAGCTCTCACCCGCCAAAGCCACGTTGGTCAACTTCGTGGTGAAATATATAAAGCGGCTGGTGCCGAAATATAACCTGCCGGATGCGGTCTCTTTTCGCAGCGTACTGCTGCAGGGCGCTCAGCTCGACTATTTCCGCCCGGAAATCCAGAATGATGACCTGGCTTTCTTGCAGTATACCGGTGGCACCACCGGCATCGCCAAAGGGGCGATGCTCACCCACCGCAATATGCAGGCAAATCTCGAACAAACCAAAGCCACCTATGGCTCGCTGCTGCGCGATGGCAAAGAGCTGGTGGTAACGGCATTGCCGCTGTATCACATCTTTGCGCTAACGGTGAACTGCCTGCTGTTTATTGAGCTGGGTGGGCAAAACTTGCTGATTACCAACCCGCGCGATATTCCCGGCTTTGTCAAAGAGCTGGGCAAATATCCTTTTACCGCTATCACCGGGGTCAATACGCTGTTTAATGCATTGCTGAATGATAAAAATTTCCAGCAGCTGGATTTCTCCACGTTGCGCCTGTCGGCGGGCGGCGGGATGTCAGTGCAGAAGGCGGTGGCGGAGCGTTGGGAAAAGCTGACCGGCCATTATCTGCTGGAAGGCTATGGGCTGACCGAATGTTCGCCGCTGGTGTCGGTGAATCCCTACGATATTACCTGTCATAACGGCAGCATTGGCCTGCCGGTTCCCTCTACCGAAATTAAGCTGGTGGATGACAATGGCATGGAGGTTCGGCCAGGCGAGCCGGGCGAGCTCTGTATCAAAGGGCCGCAGGTGATGACGGGCTACTGGCAGCGTCCTGAGGCGACCAAGGAGGTGCTGAAAGAGGGCTGGCTCTACAGCGGCGATATCGTTACCGTTGATGAAGAAGGGTTCTTACGCATCGTCGATCGTAAAAAAGATATGATTCTGGTTTCCGGGTTCAATGTCTATCCCAACGAAATCGAAGACGTGGTGATGCAGCATCCCAAAGTACGCGAGGCGGCGGCGATTGGCGTGCCGAGCGATCTTTCTGGCGAGGCGGTTAAAATCTGTATCGTTAAAAAGGATGATTCGCTGACCAAAGATGAGCTAATTGCCCACTGCCGTCGTCATTTGACCGGCTATAAAGTGCCGAAAATCGTTGAGTTTCGTACCGAACTGCCTAAAACCAATGTGGGTAAAATCCTCCGCCGCGAGCTGCGAGATGAGATAAACAAAGCGCCTGCCGCCTGA
- a CDS encoding Slp/YeaY family lipoprotein — translation MRKYLNHAAALLVATLLLTGCVTVPDSVKGRSPMPQQDLLRVMNAPQLYVGQEARFGGKVVKVTNLNGRTRLEIATQPLDDTARPRLGAASVGRIWADINGFVDPVDVNNQMVTVVGTIKGSEKGEIGKASYNFVVVDVAGYQRWRVQQQVVMPMQPIDPWIWYGPTRHHPGYWGPGPWGNYYNPGPVQVQTILTE, via the coding sequence ATGCGTAAATATCTTAATCATGCGGCAGCCTTGCTGGTAGCGACGCTACTGCTAACCGGCTGCGTAACCGTACCGGATTCCGTTAAGGGGCGTTCGCCCATGCCGCAGCAGGATCTGCTGCGCGTGATGAACGCGCCTCAGCTCTATGTCGGACAGGAAGCGCGATTCGGCGGCAAGGTAGTAAAAGTCACTAACCTTAACGGTCGTACGCGGCTGGAGATCGCCACTCAGCCGCTGGACGACACCGCGCGACCCCGACTGGGCGCGGCCTCGGTTGGCCGGATCTGGGCTGATATCAACGGCTTTGTCGATCCGGTTGACGTCAATAATCAAATGGTTACGGTGGTCGGCACCATCAAGGGCAGCGAAAAAGGCGAGATCGGCAAGGCCAGCTACAACTTTGTGGTGGTGGATGTCGCCGGCTATCAACGCTGGCGCGTACAGCAGCAGGTCGTGATGCCGATGCAGCCGATCGATCCCTGGATTTGGTATGGGCCGACACGGCATCATCCCGGTTACTGGGGGCCCGGCCCGTGGGGGAATTATTACAATCCCGGTCCGGTACAGGTGCAAACTATCCTGACAGAATAA
- the tsaB gene encoding tRNA (adenosine(37)-N6)-threonylcarbamoyltransferase complex dimerization subunit type 1 TsaB: MSARILALDTATEACSVALLLDGVVDAHFELCAREHTQRILPMVEEMLTRHQLALSQLDALAFGRGPGSFTGVRIGIGIAQGLAFGAGLPLLGVSTLMTMAEAAWQRHGARRVLAAIDARMGEVYWAEYQRADDGQWQGEASEAVLKPDAALARMQQLSGEWMTVGTGWAAWPHLIAESPLTLQASEITLPAAEAMLPLAQQLWQQGAALPPEQAEPAYLRNEVAWKKLPGRE; the protein is encoded by the coding sequence ATGTCCGCGCGAATTTTAGCTCTTGATACTGCTACTGAAGCCTGTTCGGTAGCGCTGTTGCTGGACGGTGTCGTTGACGCCCATTTTGAACTCTGCGCGCGCGAGCATACGCAGCGTATTCTGCCAATGGTAGAAGAGATGCTGACGCGCCATCAGCTGGCCTTATCGCAGCTGGATGCGCTGGCCTTCGGCCGTGGGCCGGGCAGTTTTACCGGTGTACGCATCGGCATCGGCATCGCCCAGGGGCTGGCGTTTGGCGCCGGCCTGCCGCTGCTTGGCGTTTCCACGCTGATGACCATGGCGGAAGCTGCCTGGCAGCGTCACGGCGCCCGTCGCGTGCTGGCGGCAATCGATGCGCGCATGGGAGAGGTCTACTGGGCGGAATATCAGCGTGCCGATGATGGCCAGTGGCAGGGTGAAGCAAGTGAAGCGGTGCTGAAGCCGGACGCGGCGCTGGCGCGCATGCAGCAGCTCTCCGGCGAGTGGATGACGGTCGGCACCGGCTGGGCGGCCTGGCCGCATCTGATAGCGGAAAGTCCGCTGACGCTGCAGGCCAGCGAGATCACGCTGCCCGCAGCAGAGGCGATGTTGCCGCTGGCGCAGCAGCTGTGGCAGCAGGGCGCGGCGTTGCCGCCAGAGCAGGCAGAGCCGGCCTATTTACGTAATGAAGTGGCCTGGAAAAAATTGCCGGGCCGCGAATAG
- a CDS encoding ATP-dependent DNA helicase, with translation MADDFAADGALAQAIPGFRPREAQQLMAVAVTQAIEQRGELVVEAGTGTGKTYAYLVPVLRAGKKAIISTGSKALQDQLYSRDLPKVTKALAYKGKTALLKGRSNYLCLERLEQQSMTGGELTVQTLSDLVWLRRWASETSDGDISSCSGVAEDSTIWPLVTSTNDNCLGNDCPLYKECFVVKARRRAMDADVVVVNHHLFLADMVVKESGFAELIPEADVMIFDEAHQVPDIASQYFGQQLSSRQLLDLAKDITIAYRTEVRDVQQLQKAADRLAQSTQDFRLALGDPGFRGNLREILNDRDVQRALTLLDDALELCYDVAKMSLGRSALLDAAFERASQYRNRLKRLKNISEPGFSYWYECTSRHFVLALTPLSVAERFREVISERPAAWIFTSATLAVNEQMTHFMDRLGVHQAQSMILNSPFDYARQALLCVPRDLPSPNQPGGAKQLARRLLPLIEANNGRCFFLCTSHQMMRALAEEFRASLTLPVLLQGETGKAQLLKQFIEAGNALLVATSSFWEGVDVPGDALSLVIIDKLPFTSPDDPLLKARMEDCRLRGGDPFDEVQLPDAVITLKQGVGRLIRDVDDRGVLVICDNRLVMRPYGAVFLNSLPPTPRTRDLQQAVSFLHRPDEK, from the coding sequence GTGGCAGACGATTTTGCAGCCGATGGCGCTTTAGCGCAGGCAATACCGGGTTTCCGCCCGCGTGAGGCGCAGCAGCTGATGGCCGTGGCGGTCACGCAGGCCATTGAACAACGTGGCGAGCTGGTGGTAGAGGCCGGGACCGGCACGGGAAAAACCTACGCCTACCTGGTGCCGGTATTACGTGCCGGCAAAAAAGCGATTATCTCCACCGGATCAAAAGCGTTACAGGATCAACTTTACAGCCGCGACCTGCCCAAAGTGACGAAAGCGCTGGCCTATAAAGGCAAAACGGCGCTACTAAAAGGGCGTTCCAACTATCTCTGCCTCGAACGTCTGGAGCAGCAGAGCATGACCGGCGGTGAGCTGACCGTACAAACGCTCAGCGATCTGGTCTGGCTGCGCCGCTGGGCCAGCGAAACTTCGGATGGCGATATCAGCAGCTGTAGCGGCGTAGCGGAAGACAGCACGATCTGGCCGCTAGTCACCAGCACCAATGATAACTGCCTCGGCAACGACTGCCCGCTGTATAAAGAGTGCTTTGTGGTAAAGGCGCGTCGCCGTGCGATGGATGCCGACGTGGTGGTGGTGAACCATCACCTGTTCCTGGCCGATATGGTGGTAAAAGAGAGTGGATTCGCTGAACTGATCCCCGAAGCGGACGTGATGATCTTCGATGAGGCGCATCAGGTGCCCGATATCGCCAGCCAATATTTTGGTCAGCAGCTTTCCAGCCGTCAGTTGCTGGATCTGGCGAAAGATATCACCATTGCCTATCGCACCGAAGTACGCGACGTCCAGCAGCTGCAAAAAGCAGCCGACCGGCTGGCGCAAAGCACGCAGGATTTTCGTCTGGCGCTGGGCGACCCTGGTTTTCGCGGCAACCTGCGCGAAATCCTTAACGACCGTGATGTTCAGCGTGCCCTGACATTGTTGGATGATGCGCTGGAGCTGTGCTATGACGTAGCGAAAATGTCGCTTGGGCGCTCGGCGCTGCTGGATGCCGCCTTCGAACGCGCGTCGCAGTATCGTAACCGACTAAAGCGGCTGAAGAATATCAGCGAGCCGGGCTTCAGCTACTGGTACGAATGCACCTCAAGACACTTTGTGCTGGCGTTGACGCCGCTTTCCGTTGCCGAACGCTTTCGCGAGGTGATTAGCGAACGGCCGGCAGCGTGGATTTTTACCTCCGCGACGCTGGCGGTCAATGAACAGATGACCCACTTTATGGATCGGCTTGGCGTACATCAGGCGCAGAGCATGATCCTGAACAGTCCGTTTGACTATGCGCGTCAGGCGCTGCTTTGCGTGCCGCGCGATCTGCCGTCGCCAAATCAGCCGGGCGGGGCGAAACAGCTGGCGCGCCGTTTGCTGCCGCTGATCGAGGCGAATAACGGCCGCTGCTTCTTTCTGTGTACCTCGCACCAGATGATGCGTGCGCTGGCGGAGGAGTTTCGCGCCAGCCTGACGCTACCGGTGCTGCTGCAGGGTGAAACCGGCAAAGCGCAGCTGCTAAAACAGTTTATCGAGGCGGGCAATGCGCTGCTGGTCGCCACCAGTAGCTTCTGGGAAGGGGTGGATGTGCCCGGTGATGCGCTGTCGCTGGTCATTATCGATAAGCTGCCGTTTACCTCGCCGGACGACCCGTTGCTTAAGGCGCGCATGGAAGATTGCCGGCTGCGCGGGGGCGATCCTTTCGATGAGGTGCAACTGCCCGATGCGGTCATTACCCTGAAGCAGGGCGTGGGCCGTTTAATCCGTGATGTGGATGACCGCGGCGTGCTGGTGATTTGCGATAATCGCCTGGTGATGCGGCCTTATGGCGCGGTATTCCTTAACAGCCTGCCGCCTACGCCGCGTACCCGCGATCTGCAGCAGGCGGTCAGCTTCCTGCATCGTCCCGATGAGAAGTAA
- a CDS encoding RidA family protein has protein sequence MSVTRIDPEHRMSEAVVHNDTVYYTSVPENLDEDAEAQTANALAVIDQLLTRVGSDKSRILDATIFLVDKADFAAMNRAWDAWVSPGNAPVRCTVQAGLMNPKYKVEIKIIAALNPA, from the coding sequence ATGTCAGTTACCCGTATCGATCCTGAACATCGTATGTCAGAAGCCGTAGTACACAACGATACCGTTTATTACACCAGCGTGCCGGAAAACCTGGATGAGGACGCTGAAGCGCAAACGGCAAATGCGCTGGCCGTTATCGACCAGCTGCTGACGCGTGTCGGTTCGGATAAAAGCCGCATCTTGGACGCCACGATTTTTCTGGTTGATAAAGCGGATTTTGCCGCGATGAACCGGGCGTGGGATGCCTGGGTTTCACCAGGCAATGCCCCGGTGCGCTGCACTGTTCAAGCCGGTTTGATGAACCCAAAATATAAAGTAGAAATTAAAATTATCGCTGCGCTCAACCCCGCCTGA
- a CDS encoding YoaH family protein yields MSTGLPALSHEQQQQAVERIHQLMAEGMSSGEAITRVAQEIRQTHTGGHVAALFEEDDEDEA; encoded by the coding sequence ATGTCTACAGGTTTACCGGCGTTAAGCCATGAACAGCAACAACAGGCGGTGGAGCGTATTCATCAGCTGATGGCCGAAGGGATGAGCAGTGGAGAAGCGATTACCCGGGTGGCCCAGGAAATCCGCCAGACGCATACTGGCGGACATGTTGCGGCGCTCTTCGAAGAGGATGACGAAGACGAAGCCTGA
- the pabB gene encoding aminodeoxychorismate synthase component 1, protein MPVVYHALPYTPDALSELFGRVAHLPWAMLLSSGTADHPDSRFDMMVADPVATLETHGAVTRIIKGDSVTESTADPLRLLETEQASLLSKVAPRDDLPFQGGALGLFGYDLGRRFERLPQQAVADIATPDMATGIYDWVLIADHQQQTLTLVDHQPDGARLRWLEALPTPPETAPFRLTRRWQSNMTPESYRARFDRIQAWLQAGDCYQVNLAQRFQAGYEGDEWQAFRRLNESNRAPFSAFLRLPESVILSLSPERFLSLKHDVIETRPIKGTLPRLADEQADRLQAQKLAQSEKDRAENLMIVDLLRNDIGRVAVPGSVRVPELFVVEPFPAVHHLVSTIHARLKPELSAGDLLRACFPGGSITGAPKVRAMEIIEALEPQRRNAWCGSIGYLSCCGGMDSSITIRTLIAERGQLYCAAGGGIVADSEAELEYQETLHKLGRILPLLEDSAPDDCTADA, encoded by the coding sequence ATGCCCGTAGTCTACCACGCTTTACCCTATACGCCTGATGCGCTTTCTGAACTCTTTGGTCGCGTAGCACATTTGCCCTGGGCGATGCTGCTCAGCTCCGGCACTGCCGATCATCCCGATAGCCGCTTCGATATGATGGTGGCCGATCCGGTTGCGACGCTGGAAACACATGGCGCCGTCACCCGCATCATTAAAGGTGACAGTGTCACTGAATCTACCGCAGATCCGTTGCGTTTACTGGAGACCGAACAGGCCAGCCTGCTCTCTAAGGTAGCGCCGCGAGACGATCTACCGTTTCAGGGCGGCGCGCTTGGCCTGTTTGGCTACGATTTAGGCCGCCGGTTTGAGCGCCTGCCGCAACAGGCCGTGGCGGATATCGCCACACCGGATATGGCGACAGGCATTTATGACTGGGTGCTGATTGCCGATCATCAGCAACAGACGCTGACGCTGGTCGATCATCAGCCGGACGGCGCGCGGCTACGCTGGCTGGAGGCGCTGCCGACGCCGCCCGAAACCGCGCCTTTTCGCCTGACGCGCCGCTGGCAATCCAATATGACGCCGGAGAGCTACCGCGCACGCTTCGATCGTATTCAGGCCTGGCTGCAGGCTGGCGATTGCTATCAGGTTAATCTGGCGCAGCGTTTTCAGGCGGGCTACGAAGGCGATGAATGGCAGGCGTTCCGGCGGCTGAATGAGAGTAACCGCGCCCCGTTCAGCGCTTTTTTACGTTTGCCGGAGAGCGTGATTCTGAGCCTGTCGCCAGAGCGTTTTCTTTCGCTAAAGCATGATGTGATTGAAACCCGGCCGATTAAGGGCACGCTGCCGCGTCTGGCGGATGAACAGGCCGATCGGCTGCAGGCGCAAAAACTGGCGCAGTCGGAAAAAGATCGCGCCGAAAACTTAATGATTGTCGATCTGCTGCGCAATGATATTGGCCGCGTCGCGGTGCCGGGCAGCGTGCGGGTGCCGGAGCTGTTTGTAGTTGAGCCTTTTCCTGCCGTTCATCATCTGGTCAGTACCATTCATGCTCGTCTGAAGCCGGAGCTGAGCGCCGGCGATCTGCTGCGCGCCTGTTTCCCGGGCGGATCGATTACCGGCGCGCCCAAGGTGCGGGCGATGGAGATCATTGAAGCGCTGGAGCCGCAGCGCCGTAACGCCTGGTGCGGCAGTATCGGCTATTTAAGCTGCTGCGGCGGCATGGACAGCAGCATTACCATTCGCACCTTGATTGCGGAACGCGGTCAACTTTACTGTGCGGCAGGCGGCGGGATCGTTGCCGACAGCGAAGCTGAACTGGAGTACCAGGAAACGCTGCATAAGCTGGGCCGTATTTTACCTTTGCTGGAGGATAGCGCACCCGATGACTGCACCGCTGACGCTTAA